Proteins encoded within one genomic window of Actinomycetes bacterium:
- a CDS encoding ATP-binding protein — protein MPTVELRFSPLTAHVRTARLVAASLARRAGLSEDALDEVRLAVGEACARAVAIHQAAGLDSPVVVVFEDGPGALSVQVADRGPAEAPEPEPGLGLAVLTGLVHDVVVERGEDERRVRMVWPLARPGAGVAGVPPGPRRGNESAASGGRRRGPSA, from the coding sequence GTGCCCACGGTCGAGTTGCGGTTCTCGCCGCTCACCGCGCACGTGCGGACCGCCCGGCTGGTCGCGGCCTCGCTCGCGCGCCGTGCCGGGCTGTCCGAGGACGCGCTGGACGAGGTACGCCTCGCGGTGGGGGAGGCCTGCGCCCGCGCGGTCGCCATTCACCAGGCCGCTGGTCTGGACAGCCCCGTGGTCGTCGTCTTCGAGGACGGCCCGGGCGCCCTGTCGGTGCAGGTGGCGGACCGCGGGCCCGCCGAGGCCCCCGAGCCGGAGCCCGGACTGGGGCTCGCCGTCCTCACCGGGCTGGTCCACGACGTGGTCGTCGAGCGGGGCGAGGACGAGCGGCGGGTGCGGATGGTGTGGCCGCTCGCCCGCCCCGGCGCCGGCGTGGCCGGGGTGCCGCCCGGGCCCCGGCGAGGGAACGAGTCGGCCGCCTCAGGTGGCCGCCGCCGGGGCCCTTCGGCGTGA
- a CDS encoding sodium-translocating pyrophosphatase, with amino-acid sequence MAPADLAAATSGLITITGRNLALVVVVALVALAALGVAYVFAREVLAADEGTPSMQSIARAVQEGAAAYLNRQFRTLAIFAVVVFFLLFALPADDMQQRFGRSAFFLVGAVFSATTGYMGMWLAVRGNVRVAAAANTSGAQRAMRIAFRTGGVAGMFTVGLGLFGAASVVLIYRENAANVLEGFGFGAAMLAMFMRVGGGIFTKAADVGADLVGKVEQGIPEDDPRNAATIADNVGDNVGDCAGMAADLFESYAVTLVAALILGKGAFGTQGLVFPLIVPAIGVITAVIGILAVTPRPGDKSGMAAINRGFFISAVVSAVLVAIAAFLYLPSTFHALDGGTSGLVNKDPRTFAIGAVLIGIVLAAIIQQLTGYFTETHRRPVDDVAKTSLTGPATVILSGISLGLESAVYSALLIGAAVYGAFLLGGGSIIVSLFAVALAGTGLLTTVGVIVSMDTFGPVSDNAQGIAEMSGDVHGEGAKVLTQLDAVGNTTKAITKGIAIATAVLAATALFGSFTDTVATALVKAKVDAGALTGFDKLNASFDITQPNTLVGLLIGSAVVFMFSGLAINAVSRAAGAVIFEVRRQFRDHPGIMDGTELPQYGRVVDIVTKDSLRELATPGLLAVLTPIALGFSLGFGALAAYLAGAIATGMLMAVFLANSGGAWDNAKKFVEDGHYGGKGSDAHSATVIGDTVGDPFKDTAGPAINPLIKVMNLVALLVAPAVVRLFYGADASTVLRVLIALVAAVVVVGAVWVSKRRPIAVGDTVDATV; translated from the coding sequence ATGGCTCCGGCCGACCTCGCCGCTGCAACCAGCGGTCTGATCACCATCACCGGGCGCAACCTCGCGCTCGTGGTCGTGGTGGCCCTGGTGGCGTTGGCCGCCCTCGGTGTCGCGTACGTCTTCGCCCGCGAGGTGCTCGCGGCCGACGAGGGCACGCCCTCGATGCAGTCCATCGCCCGGGCGGTGCAGGAGGGCGCAGCGGCGTACCTGAACCGCCAGTTCCGGACGCTCGCCATCTTCGCGGTCGTCGTGTTCTTCCTGCTCTTCGCCCTGCCGGCGGACGACATGCAGCAGCGGTTCGGCCGCTCCGCGTTCTTCCTCGTGGGGGCTGTCTTCTCGGCCACCACCGGCTACATGGGCATGTGGCTCGCCGTACGCGGCAACGTCCGGGTGGCTGCCGCCGCGAACACCAGCGGGGCTCAGCGGGCCATGCGGATCGCCTTCCGGACCGGCGGCGTCGCGGGCATGTTCACCGTCGGCCTCGGCCTGTTCGGCGCCGCCTCCGTCGTGCTGATCTACCGGGAGAACGCCGCCAACGTGCTCGAGGGCTTCGGCTTCGGGGCCGCGATGCTCGCCATGTTCATGCGGGTCGGCGGCGGCATCTTCACCAAGGCTGCCGACGTCGGCGCGGACCTGGTCGGCAAGGTGGAGCAGGGCATCCCGGAGGACGACCCGCGCAACGCCGCGACCATCGCCGACAACGTCGGCGACAACGTCGGGGACTGCGCCGGCATGGCGGCCGACCTGTTCGAGTCCTACGCCGTCACGCTGGTCGCCGCGCTCATCCTCGGCAAGGGGGCCTTCGGCACCCAGGGTCTGGTCTTCCCGCTCATCGTCCCCGCCATCGGCGTCATCACGGCCGTGATCGGCATTCTCGCGGTGACCCCGCGGCCCGGCGACAAGAGCGGCATGGCCGCGATCAACCGCGGCTTCTTCATCTCTGCCGTCGTGTCGGCCGTCCTCGTCGCGATCGCGGCGTTCCTGTACCTGCCCAGCACCTTCCACGCTCTCGACGGTGGCACCAGCGGCCTGGTCAACAAGGACCCGCGGACCTTCGCCATCGGGGCCGTCCTGATCGGGATCGTGCTCGCGGCGATCATCCAGCAGCTCACCGGCTACTTCACCGAGACCCACCGCCGCCCGGTCGACGACGTGGCGAAGACCTCGCTCACCGGTCCAGCCACGGTCATCCTCTCCGGCATCTCGCTCGGCCTCGAGTCGGCGGTCTACTCGGCCCTGCTCATCGGCGCCGCCGTCTACGGCGCGTTCCTGCTCGGCGGCGGCTCGATCATCGTCTCGCTGTTCGCGGTGGCCCTGGCCGGGACCGGTCTGCTGACCACTGTCGGCGTCATCGTCTCGATGGACACCTTCGGGCCGGTCTCCGACAACGCCCAGGGCATCGCCGAGATGTCGGGCGACGTGCACGGCGAGGGGGCCAAGGTCCTCACCCAGCTCGACGCGGTCGGCAACACCACCAAGGCGATCACCAAGGGCATCGCCATCGCCACGGCGGTGCTCGCCGCGACCGCCCTGTTCGGGTCGTTCACCGACACGGTGGCCACCGCCCTGGTGAAGGCGAAGGTCGACGCCGGGGCCCTCACCGGGTTCGACAAGCTCAACGCGTCGTTCGACATCACGCAGCCCAACACGCTCGTGGGGCTGCTGATCGGTTCAGCGGTCGTGTTCATGTTCTCCGGGCTCGCGATCAACGCGGTGTCCAGGGCAGCGGGGGCGGTCATCTTCGAGGTGCGCCGCCAGTTCCGCGACCATCCGGGGATCATGGACGGCACGGAGCTGCCGCAGTACGGCCGCGTGGTGGACATCGTCACCAAGGACTCCCTGCGCGAGCTCGCGACCCCGGGTCTCCTGGCCGTCCTCACCCCGATCGCGCTGGGCTTCTCGCTGGGCTTCGGCGCGCTGGCGGCGTACTTGGCAGGCGCGATCGCAACCGGCATGCTCATGGCCGTCTTCCTCGCCAACTCCGGCGGGGCCTGGGACAATGCCAAGAAGTTCGTGGAGGACGGCCACTACGGCGGCAAGGGCTCGGATGCCCACTCAGCCACCGTCATCGGCGACACGGTCGGCGACCCGTTCAAGGACACCGCAGGCCCGGCCATCAACCCGCTGATCAAGGTGATGAACCTCGTCGCCCTCCTGGTCGCCCCCGCCGTGGTCAGACTCTTCTACGGCGCCGATGCGAGCACCGTGCTGCGCGTCCTCATCGCCCTGGTCGCCGCTGTCGTCGTCGTCGGCGCGGTCTGGGTCTCCAAGCGCCGCCCGATCGCGGTCGGCGACACGGTGGATGCCACCGTCTGA
- a CDS encoding STAS domain-containing protein, which produces MELTLATRTVGDKTVVAVAGEIDVYTAPKLREQIISLVDEGQYDLVVDMSGVEFLDSTGLGVLVGGLKRVRAHDGSLALVCDEERILKIFRITGLTKVFPIHATVEQAVAASS; this is translated from the coding sequence GTGGAACTGACCCTGGCGACGCGCACGGTGGGCGACAAGACGGTGGTGGCCGTGGCGGGGGAGATCGACGTCTACACGGCGCCCAAGCTGCGCGAGCAGATCATCTCCTTGGTGGACGAGGGCCAGTACGACCTGGTGGTCGACATGAGCGGGGTGGAGTTCCTCGACTCGACCGGCCTCGGCGTCCTCGTCGGCGGGCTCAAGCGCGTGCGCGCGCACGACGGCTCGCTGGCCCTCGTCTGCGACGAGGAGCGAATCCTCAAGATCTTCCGCATCACCGGGCTGACCAAGGTCTTCCCGATCCACGCCACGGTCGAGCAGGCCGTCGCCGCGTCGAGCTGA
- a CDS encoding methyltransferase codes for MGGPDVSVCARLRAALLAAGYTVDGVTDLLGPAAYGALANGEVVPGLRATTGGSPLETLTRLFVLQTPVPDEAAAAALPVDDAAELGLLRSDGERTRAVVDVRPYGDEGHDWYVVSDLGIGVGGHRRPITPDHVLGVGGASTTLAQLTVRPQVERALDLGTGSGVQALHLTTHADHVVATDTNPRALRLAALTAGLSDVTYELRLGNLFEPVAGERFDLVVSNPPFVVGPTGRVAYRDAGLPGDDVCRLIVRSAGWHLEGGGWCQLLANWLHVRGQDWRDRVAGWIPDGVDAWVVQREVADPASYAALWLRDAGEHLTEDYAELYADWLDAFEALDAHAVGFGWVTLHAGDGRPGDLRVLEDLRQPVEQPVAAHVMGFFARQAWLRDLDITVHADGLDGDARLHATAYAVPDGVTLERLAVPAGGAWREIRTRLHQATGVCRSADVDDVCAAILAACDGATTMHDVLTSVAVAYGLAPGELLESAAPTVRGLVSDGFLEPVRMG; via the coding sequence TTGGGCGGACCCGACGTCTCGGTCTGCGCGCGGTTGCGCGCGGCCTTGCTGGCCGCGGGCTACACCGTGGACGGCGTGACCGACCTGCTCGGCCCGGCCGCGTACGGCGCCCTCGCCAACGGCGAGGTCGTCCCGGGGCTGCGGGCGACGACCGGCGGCTCGCCGCTGGAGACCCTGACCCGGCTCTTCGTCCTCCAGACCCCGGTGCCGGACGAGGCGGCGGCCGCGGCGCTGCCCGTGGACGACGCCGCGGAGCTGGGCCTGCTCCGCAGCGATGGCGAGCGCACCCGCGCGGTGGTCGACGTCCGCCCGTATGGCGACGAGGGCCACGACTGGTACGTCGTGTCCGACCTCGGCATCGGGGTGGGCGGGCACCGCCGCCCCATCACCCCCGACCACGTGCTCGGCGTCGGCGGGGCCTCGACGACGCTGGCGCAGCTGACCGTGCGTCCCCAGGTCGAGCGTGCCCTCGACCTGGGCACCGGGTCGGGCGTCCAGGCGCTGCACTTGACCACCCACGCCGACCACGTCGTCGCGACCGACACGAACCCGCGAGCCCTGCGCCTGGCGGCCCTGACGGCGGGGTTGTCCGACGTGACCTACGAGCTGCGCCTGGGCAACCTCTTCGAGCCGGTGGCCGGCGAGCGCTTCGACCTCGTGGTGTCCAACCCGCCGTTCGTGGTCGGGCCGACGGGACGGGTGGCCTACCGCGACGCCGGCCTGCCCGGTGACGACGTCTGCCGGCTGATCGTCCGCTCCGCGGGCTGGCACCTCGAGGGCGGCGGCTGGTGCCAGCTGCTCGCGAACTGGCTGCACGTGCGCGGGCAGGACTGGCGGGACCGCGTCGCGGGCTGGATCCCGGACGGGGTGGACGCCTGGGTGGTCCAGCGAGAGGTGGCCGACCCCGCGTCGTACGCCGCGCTGTGGCTACGCGACGCCGGCGAGCACCTCACGGAGGACTACGCCGAGCTCTACGCCGACTGGCTGGACGCCTTCGAGGCCCTCGACGCCCACGCCGTCGGGTTCGGCTGGGTGACCCTGCACGCCGGCGACGGCCGGCCCGGTGACCTGCGCGTGCTCGAGGACCTGCGCCAGCCGGTGGAGCAGCCGGTGGCCGCGCACGTCATGGGGTTCTTCGCGCGGCAGGCCTGGCTGCGCGACCTGGACATCACCGTGCACGCCGACGGCCTCGACGGCGACGCGCGGCTGCACGCGACGGCGTACGCCGTCCCTGACGGGGTCACCCTCGAGCGGCTTGCCGTACCGGCCGGCGGGGCCTGGCGCGAGATCCGTACCCGCCTGCACCAGGCCACGGGCGTGTGCCGATCGGCCGACGTCGACGACGTCTGCGCGGCCATCCTGGCCGCGTGCGACGGGGCCACGACCATGCACGACGTGCTGACCTCGGTCGCGGTGGCGTACGGTCTCGCCCCGGGGGAGCTCCTGGAGTCCGCCGCCCCCACCGTCAGGGGGCTGGTGTCCGACGGCTTCCTGGAGCCAGTCAGGATGGGGTGA
- the topA gene encoding type I DNA topoisomerase, which yields MPAGEQPRRLVIVESPAKAKTIAGYLGPDYDVEASIGHIRDLPTPSELPAQEKKGRFAKFAVDVDHGFEPYYVVDPDKRKKVADLRRLLKGADELYLATDEDREGEAIAWHLLQVLEPKVPVRRMVFHEITREAIREAVDHTRDLDQRLVDAQETRRILDRLYGYEVSPVLWRKVRAGLSAGRVQSVATRMVVERERERMAFVRAGYWDLEGVFEPGSFDARLVAVDGARVASGRDFDARGTLTSAAAVALDEASARSLADGLDGATYEVRTVEEKPYRRSPAAPFMTSTLQQEASRKLRMSSSVAMRVAQRLYENGYITYMRTDSTTLSTAAISAARAAATQIFGAENVADAPRQYTRKVKNAQEAHEAIRPSGDHFRTPGEVAGELAPDELALYDLIWKRTVASQMADARGQTVSVRLGALARGGRDAEFGASGTVITHRGFLAAYEEGRDEPAGEEDERRLPPLRVGMSLTATSLEASGHETQPPARYTEATLVKALEERGIGRPSTYASILGVILDRGYVFKKGSALVPSWLAFAVTRLLEQHFGELVDYDFTAQMEEDLDRIAGGEEDRVGWLTGFYFGSDGDELGGLRALVENLGDIDARDVNTVPIGEGITLRVGRYGPYIERGEERASVPEDLAPDELTVQRAEELLAAPSGDRVLGVNPETGAEIVARAGRFGPYVTEALPEGSRRGVKPRTASLFKEMSLDSVTLEDALRLLSLPRVVGVDPGTGEEITAQNGRYGPYLRRGSDSRSLENEDQLFTVTLEEALALYAQPKTRGRGRGASASPLRELGVDPVSGGPVVVRDGRFGPYVTDGQTNATLRSGDSAETVTLERAAELIAEKRSRGPAKKSAAAKKTAAKKTAAKKTAAKKAAATKTSATKTSASRSS from the coding sequence GTGCCCGCAGGCGAGCAGCCTCGGCGGCTCGTCATCGTCGAGTCGCCCGCCAAGGCGAAGACGATCGCGGGCTACCTCGGTCCCGACTACGACGTCGAGGCGAGCATCGGTCACATCCGCGACCTGCCGACCCCGAGCGAGCTGCCCGCGCAGGAGAAGAAGGGCCGCTTCGCCAAGTTCGCGGTCGACGTCGACCACGGCTTCGAGCCGTACTACGTCGTCGACCCGGACAAGCGCAAGAAGGTCGCCGACCTGCGCCGGCTGCTCAAGGGCGCCGACGAGCTCTACCTCGCGACCGACGAGGACCGGGAGGGCGAGGCCATCGCCTGGCACCTCCTGCAGGTCCTCGAACCCAAGGTCCCGGTGCGCCGCATGGTCTTCCATGAGATCACGCGGGAGGCGATCCGCGAGGCGGTGGACCACACCCGCGACCTCGACCAGCGCCTCGTGGACGCGCAGGAGACCCGGCGGATCCTGGACCGCCTGTACGGCTACGAGGTCAGCCCCGTCCTGTGGCGCAAGGTCCGCGCCGGCCTGTCCGCGGGCCGCGTCCAGTCCGTCGCGACGCGCATGGTGGTGGAGCGTGAGCGCGAGCGGATGGCCTTCGTGCGGGCGGGTTACTGGGACCTCGAGGGCGTCTTCGAGCCGGGCTCCTTCGACGCGCGACTGGTGGCCGTCGACGGCGCTCGCGTGGCCAGCGGGCGCGACTTCGACGCTCGCGGCACGCTCACCTCGGCTGCCGCCGTCGCCCTCGACGAGGCGTCGGCGCGCTCGCTGGCGGACGGCCTGGACGGGGCGACGTACGAGGTCCGCACCGTCGAGGAGAAGCCCTACCGCCGCTCGCCGGCCGCGCCCTTCATGACCTCCACGTTGCAGCAGGAGGCCTCGCGCAAGCTGCGGATGAGCTCCTCGGTGGCGATGCGCGTCGCGCAGCGGCTGTACGAGAACGGCTACATCACCTACATGCGCACCGACTCGACCACGTTGTCGACGGCGGCGATCTCGGCGGCGCGGGCCGCGGCCACGCAGATCTTCGGCGCCGAGAACGTCGCGGACGCACCGCGTCAGTACACGCGCAAGGTCAAGAACGCCCAGGAGGCGCACGAGGCGATCCGCCCGTCTGGGGACCACTTCCGCACGCCGGGTGAGGTCGCGGGCGAGCTGGCCCCCGACGAGCTGGCCCTCTATGACCTGATCTGGAAGCGGACCGTGGCCTCTCAGATGGCTGACGCCCGCGGGCAGACCGTCTCCGTGCGGCTCGGCGCGCTCGCGCGCGGCGGCCGCGACGCCGAGTTCGGCGCCTCCGGGACGGTCATCACGCACCGGGGCTTCCTCGCGGCCTACGAGGAGGGCCGCGACGAGCCCGCCGGCGAGGAGGACGAGCGCCGGCTGCCGCCGCTGCGTGTCGGGATGTCGCTGACCGCGACCTCGCTGGAGGCGAGCGGGCACGAGACCCAGCCGCCGGCCCGCTACACCGAGGCCACGCTGGTCAAGGCGCTCGAGGAACGCGGGATCGGCCGTCCATCGACGTACGCGTCGATCCTCGGGGTGATCCTGGATCGCGGGTACGTCTTCAAGAAGGGCTCCGCCCTCGTCCCGTCCTGGCTCGCCTTCGCCGTGACTCGGCTGCTCGAGCAGCACTTCGGGGAGCTCGTCGACTACGACTTCACCGCGCAGATGGAGGAGGACCTCGACCGAATCGCGGGCGGCGAGGAGGACCGGGTGGGGTGGCTGACCGGGTTCTACTTCGGCTCCGACGGTGACGAGCTGGGCGGCCTGCGGGCGCTGGTGGAGAACCTCGGCGACATCGACGCGCGAGACGTCAACACCGTGCCGATCGGGGAAGGCATCACCCTTCGCGTCGGGCGCTACGGGCCCTACATCGAGCGTGGTGAGGAGCGCGCGTCCGTGCCCGAGGACCTCGCCCCGGACGAGCTCACGGTGCAGCGGGCCGAGGAGCTGCTCGCGGCACCGTCGGGGGACCGGGTGCTAGGCGTGAACCCCGAGACGGGCGCCGAGATCGTCGCCCGCGCGGGTCGCTTCGGCCCGTACGTGACCGAGGCGCTGCCGGAGGGGTCGCGTCGTGGGGTGAAGCCGCGTACCGCCTCGCTGTTCAAGGAGATGTCGCTGGACTCGGTGACCCTCGAGGATGCGCTGCGTCTGCTGTCGCTGCCTCGGGTCGTCGGCGTCGACCCCGGGACGGGCGAGGAGATCACCGCGCAGAACGGGCGGTACGGGCCCTACCTGCGCCGGGGGTCGGACTCGAGGTCGCTGGAGAACGAGGACCAGCTGTTCACGGTGACCCTGGAGGAGGCGCTGGCGCTGTACGCCCAGCCCAAGACGCGTGGTCGCGGCCGCGGTGCGTCGGCGTCACCGCTGCGGGAGCTGGGCGTCGACCCGGTGAGCGGCGGCCCGGTCGTCGTGCGCGACGGCCGCTTCGGCCCGTACGTCACCGATGGCCAGACCAACGCGACGTTGCGCAGCGGCGACTCCGCCGAGACGGTGACCCTCGAGCGCGCCGCCGAGCTGATCGCCGAGAAGCGTTCTCGCGGCCCGGCGAAGAAGTCAGCGGCCGCGAAGAAGACGGCGGCCAAGAAGACCGCGGCCAAGAAGACCGCGGCCAAGAAGGCAGCAGCGACGAAGACCTCCGCGACGAAGACCTCCGCTTCCCGCTCCTCCTGA